In one Xyrauchen texanus isolate HMW12.3.18 chromosome 18, RBS_HiC_50CHRs, whole genome shotgun sequence genomic region, the following are encoded:
- the LOC127659332 gene encoding tubulin alpha chain-like, with protein MRECISMHVGQAGAQMGNACWELYCLEHGIQPDGQMPSDKTIGGGDDSFNTFFSETGAGKHVPRAIFVDLEPTVIDEVRTGIYRQLFHPEQLITGKEDAANNYARGHYTIGKEIIDIVLDRTRKLADQCTGLQGFLIFHSFGGGTGSGFTSLLMERLSVDYGKKSKLEFAIYPAPQVSTAVVEPYNSILTTHTTLEHSDCAFMVDNEAIYDICRKNLDIDRPTYTNLNRLIGQIVSSITASLRFDGALNVDLTEFQTNLVPYPRIHFPLATYAPVISAEKAYHEQLSVADITNACFEPSNQMVKCDPRHGKYMACCLLYRGDVVPKDVNSAIAAIKTKRTIQFVDWCPTGFKVGINYQPPTVVPGGDLAKVQRAVCMLSNTTAIAEAWARLDHKFDLMYAKRAFVHWYVGEGMEEGEFSEAREDMAALEKDYEEVGTDSMADEDEEGEEY; from the exons ATG CGTGAGTGTATCTCCATGCACGTTGGCCAAGCTGGGGCCCAAATGGGAAATGCATGCTGGGAGCTTTACTGTCTGGAGCATGGTATTCAGCCGGATGGGCAGATGCCTAGTGATAAGACAATAGGAGGAGGAGATGATTCCTTCAACACCTTCTTCAGTGAAACAGGAGCTGGGAAACATGTTCCACGTGccatttttgttgatttggaACCCACAGTGATTG atgaGGTGCGCACAGGCATATATCGCCAACTGTTCCATCCTGAGCAACTAATTACTGGCAAGGAAGATGCTGCCAATAACTATGCCCGTGGTCATTACACCATTGGTAAAGAGATCATTGACATAGTGCTGGACAGGACACGCAAACTG GCTGATCAGTGCACTGGCCTTCAAGGATTCCTCATCTTCCACAGCTTTGGTGGAGGTACTGGCTCTGGCTTCACCTCCCTGCTGATGGAGCGTCTCTCTGTTGACTATGGCAAGAAATCCAAGCTTGAGTTTGCCATCTATCCCGCTCCTCAAGTGTCCACGGCAGTCGTGGAGCCCTACAACTCCATTCTAACCACGCACACCACCCTAGAACACTCTGATTGTGCCTTCATGGTGGACAATGAAGCCATCTATGACATCTGCCGCAAAAACCTGGACATCGATCGTCCAACTTACACCAACCTCAACAGGCTCATTGGCCAGATTGTGTCTTCCATCACGGCCTCGCTGAGATTTGATGGAGCTCTGAATGTGGATCTCACTGAGTTCCAAACCAACCTGGTGCCCTACCCACGTATTCATTTCCCTCTGGCTACATATGCTCCAGTGATCTCTGCTGAAAAGGCTTACCATGAGCAGCTATCTGTGGCCGACATAACAAATGCCTGCTTTGAGCCTTCTAATCAGATGGTGAAATGTGATCCCCGTCATGGTAAATACATGGCCTGCTGTCTTCTGTATCGTGGAGATGTGGTGCCCAAAGATGTCAATTCTGCCATTGCTGCCATTAAGACCAAACGGACCATCCAGTTTGTCGACTGGTGCCCAACTGGATTCAAAGTAGGCATCAACTACCAGCCCCCAACTGTGGTTCCTGGTGGAGACCTGGCTAAAGTACAGAGAGCTGTCTGCATGCTGAGTAACACCACAGCCATTGCTGAGGCCTGGGCTCGTCTAGACCACAAGTTTGACCTGATGTATGCCAAGAGAGCATTTGTGCACTGGTACGTGGGTGAGGGAATGGAAGAAGGAGAGTTTTCAGAGGCCAGAGAAGATATGGCTGCTCTGGAAAAGGATTATGAAGAAGTGGGCACTGACAGCATGGCAGATGAGGATGAAGAAGGAGAAGAATATTAA